The Heptranchias perlo isolate sHepPer1 unplaced genomic scaffold, sHepPer1.hap1 HAP1_SCAFFOLD_134, whole genome shotgun sequence DNA segment ttaatcaggtctgttaatgacctgaaatacctcggtaaatactctcaagtggccccccgctggctttaattgcctgcgggagtcccacatgcgggggctgcgcgcgcacgtcggcgcgtctgtggggaacccggaagtgggcgggttggagccgggctcccgacccgctccgggattccctgattttcggagcccccccccgccaggaacgcacccgatagcgggtgctaaaatggaggccgaCAGGTCACAGGAGCACCACTTGCTCCGCCCTCCAACTACTTTTCCCTATACCGATTGGTCCATTGCATCCGTCAATCAAGTCACGCCTGTCATTAGGTTGATCAGTACAAAAGAGGAGGGTCTccaactgaaacgttaactgttctctccacagatgctgaatgtttccagcaggaTCTGTCTTTGTTTCACTAAAAGACACGTGATGAATGTATACCTCAGAATCACAGGCCTCAATCTGCTTGGGAAAGaattagaaaataggaacagaggaattgaTGGACCAAAAAGGACCAAGGTTCATCGAGTtcgtcttctaccatcctggtagtcgcaagatacaaagcagcccgcttgattggcaccccatccaccaccctaaacattcactcccttcaccaccggcgcacagtggctgcagtgtgtaccatccacaggatgcactgcagcaactcgccaaggcttcttcgacagcacctcccaaactcacgacctctaccacctagaagtacaagtgcagcaggtacatgggaacaacaccacctgcacgttcccctccaagtcacacaccatcccgacttggaaatatatcggccgttccttcatcgtcgctgggtcaaaatccgggaactcccttcctaacagcactgtgggagaaccttcaccacacggactgcagcgtttcaagaaggcggctcaccaccaccttctcaaggggcaattagggatgggcaataaatgccggcctcaccagcaatgcccacaccccatgaatgaataaaaaagaattgataatggagttgttgactaatcataacaatcaatctcttatcaatttgtctccaacagacccaaacatgaggtgaggaaaacccccagtggtggagagcattgggaaccacaggcccaaagtcacctgttcctcagaAGCAATGCTGCACTCACCACAGGTCAAGTCTTAAattactcacacactgtatccttagttatttttttttattcgtccatgggaagtgggcatcgctggcaaggccggcatttgttgcccatcccaaattgcccatTACTGAAAGAAATTTTATCTAATTTGATTTGAATGCTTTATATACTAACTGCTCCCACCGTCTCCCTCGACAGCCTGTGCCCATAGATTGAGcactcgctccctgaaatatAATCAGAATATGAAAGTACAACCAGTACCTGCTTCAATTCGATAACCTGTAGTGGAGATTTCCCGCTGCGACGGTGAAAAAGGACAGACTTTGCTCCCATCCCGGGCGTGCGGCGCTTCAATTCGTTTCCATGGCGGTCATCCTTACCCAGAAACCCTCGCGCCGTAGAAAGCGCCCTATCGGTCTGACGGGAGGCGAGCGCGCAGGcgcagggttgggggggagggtctCCGTCCCGAGCATGCGCGGTGCGGgccgtgggaagagaagcttcgagAGGTCGGAGCGGAGCGGCGCGGCGGCCGAGTGCGGGCCTAAGGCCCGGAATGGCCGTGcccgggaaaggggagagagcgcGGATCGGTGCAGGCTTCATCAACAAGAGAGGGCCGGAACACATCAAACAGTCTCGGGCCCTCGCTCCTCCTCCGCCCGCACCCCGGGGCCCCGGTGATTCTCCTCACTCGCTCCGGCCGCCGGACTCTCCACAAGCGGCTGGAGCCCAGCCCAGGATGCAGTGCGGGTCCCCGCCCACGTGGTatgtgtggtgggggtgggggaataggCGCATGCGCGCTGAAACTATCGCGgcggatagagcggtttctggcGCGCTGGGCATTGTGGGTACTGAGGCAGCCATTGATGCGGACCGCGGTCAGCGGAATATTTTTTTTCTCGCACCGGTCGGCTGGAAACGCAGGCGGGCGGATTGGGAGCCGGCGGGCGGGCGATCCAGACGGGTATCCAAATCAAACCGGGTGGGGCTGGAGCTGGAGAGAAGGGATTGGGTTAAATACATAGCAACCTATCCTGGGCGACGTGGGGCCATCTGAGTCCAGTGGGGTCCAATAGTTTTCATCTGAAGCTATCTTATGATTGATACGAATTATTCAGGGTGTATTtgaactggttcggccacagctggagtactgtgtgcagttctggtcgccacactacaggaaggatgtgatcgctttggagagggtgcagaggagattcaccaggatgttaccaaggctggagcgcttcagctatgatgagagactgggaagattgggtttgttttccttggagcagaggaggctgaggggggacatgattgaggtgtacaaaattatgaggggcacagataggatggatactaaggagctttttcccttcgttgaggtttctataacaagggggcatagattcaaggtaaaaggcgggagatttagaggggatttgagaaagaactttttcacccagagggtggttggagtctggaactcactgcctgaaagggttgtggaggcaggaaccctcacaacattcaagaagcatttggatgagcacttgaaatgccatagcaaacaaggctacggaccaaatgctggaatatgggattagattagacagggcttgatggccggcgcggacacgatgggccgaagggcctctatccgtgctgtacaaCTCTATGATGGCTAGTTACCATCACCATGTATATCGGTATAACCTCCTTCAGTGCAACAGCCAGCCTCAAGAGATTCCTGCACCTCTGACTCCCGCTTCTTTTTCATCCCCTTTCGTCCAAGCTGTTGGCTGCCATGCTTGCAGTCACCTGCTCCCACTCTCTGGAACAGCCCCCAaacccctcctttaagaccctctttataATTCCAACATCactaattatctggtcattatcacattgctgtttacgtACAATTTCCTGCAACATTGATTACggatttacagctcagaagggaCAAGAaagcaaagaatgttccacgggAATTGTATGTttttgaatttctatcctgtacttacagcgctgacttttgtaaactccttttgacagggtattagaaggggagggtttgcagacgggaaactcaccTCGGGATCCGACAGAGCCGCTCGATTCATCGGGACCTGTCATGGAAGAACAAGGCGCCGATCACAGCAGCGACAGACCGTACCCGTGCTCCGTGTGCGGACGAGCCTTCAGCCGATCGTCCAACCTGGCGAGGCACGAGCGCAGCCAGGCCGGGGGGCAACCGTGTGACTGTGCCGACGCCGAGCAGGGATTTCCGTGCCAATCCCGGCCGGGAAAACATTGCCACAGCCGCACCGGGGAGAGGCCCtacatctgctccgtgtgtgggaagggattcaattcttcctttcacctgctgagacaccaactggTTCACACTGACGAGAGACCTTTCGGATGCTCTGACTGCGGGAGCAGCTTTAAAAGCCCCGAGTTTTTGTCGCAGCACCAGCGCATTCATAGCGAGGAGAGACCGTTCGGTTGCTCGCGATGCACCAAGAGGTTCAGACGACCGTCCAGCCAGCTGACGCACCGGTGCACTCACGCTGGAGACAGGCTGTTGACCTgccccgtgtgcgggaagggattcacccgTTCATCCAACCTGCTCAGACACCAGCGGTTCcataccggggagaggccgttcacctgccccgtgtgcgggaagggattcactcagtcctccaacctgctgagacaccagtgggtccacaccggggagaggccgttcacctgctccgtgtgtgggaagggattcactcgttcatcccacctgctgatgcACCAGCGTACTCACgtttgactgcaggggttggattctgctgttattgctgctgttaatcacatccaggactgaaccatgttcattctggtagtttctgctgatgttaattccCCCTATCACTGGATTTTATCCTTCTCAATATGTGGCAAATCAGTCAGCTTTCTTTCAGACTCTGTGTCGAGTCCTTGATGTCTCGAAGAGCTGACTGGTGACTTGTTCTGGACATTCCCAGTCCCTCTGTAGCTGTGACTGGGTGAGAAGATAGTGGGTTTATCTTACCTTTTGGGTGAAtgaatgtcagtgctggggaatgggacattttatcaTTCAGAGCGCCGAGTCTCAGTGTGATGAAAACAGGTCTTTTTCTGTCTGTGATgaattttttaaacttatattttgTGTTGCTAGAATCAGCACATAAGGTATTTCTCCAAGGAAAACCCATCAGTTCAGTTCCAGACAAGCTGCCTGCGGTGTCCTTCATCAATGCAAATTGATAAAGCGAAGGACTTTAGTAAGTTCCCCGTATCGATTGGCTGCTGTTCACGTCTTCAATGACCCCAGTCGAAGATTGAGGAATGACTGTTTGTTCCAAtgtgttccctcgagtatagaagatcaaGGGGTAATCtgttcgaggtgtttaagatgattaaaggatttgaccgggtagatagagagaaactatttcctctggttggggggagtccagaacaaggtgggcagaaccttaaaattcgagCCAGGCCGTTGAGGGGGTGATGTtgggaatcacttcttcacacaaaggggagtgggaatctggaactctctcccccagaaaagcCGTTGAGGCCGGGGGACaactggaaatttcaaaactaagattgttgATTTTTgtgaggcgagggtattaagggttatggtaccaaggcggggagatggagttaagatacaggtcagccatgatctaagtgaatggcggaacaggctcgaggggccgaatggcctcctcctgttcatgggAGATGGAGTCACCTCTTGCTTTTCTTTCAGGGTCAACCTGGGCCCGTTTACACGCTGCCTGGTCACAGAGCAAAGCCTCAGCCTGGGCAGTGCCTTTGACTGACCCGCTGTGTCTCAGAGGTCAGGGACACTGATCGGCTGGAGCCCTCTGTGATGGACAGTTGATTGGGTGGGGAATTTGCTCTTGCAGGAATTGAATTGGCAGTCCAATGTCGGTCTTTTCAGTCACAGTCAGGGCGTCAGTCTCGCAGCCAGGGGGCTGAATGTGTTTCACAACACGTGTCGTCCTGGCAAAGGTAAACGGATCAAGAGTGTGGCTGGAGCAAGTGAACGGTTGTCTTTAGAGAGAACAACCCTTTGTTATTGTCGTGTGGAGGAACGGAGGGAAATCCATGTGTTACACTGCACACTGTTCGTTACTGCCCACATAATACAAATAAACCTCCTGGTTGGTTCAAAGCTTGTGCCTCTAGTTAGTATCAGTGTGAGATATATTCCAGGAACCAGTACTAAGAGTATGGGCTTCCTGTTATGATCACTAGAAATGTGTGCACTCCAGATCCTAGGGGCCGTGAGGTGCACTTATAAAGTGACCAGTGATGCTGAATCTGATAAAATATCATGGGTATTAACCCAACAACAATGACAgttagcatcaaacactcccagggcaggtacagcatgggtgacCTACAGAGTAAaaccccctctacactgttccatcaaacacgccgggggcaggtacagggttggatacagagtaaagctccctctacactgtcccatcaaacactcccagggcaggtacagcacgggttagatacagagtaaagctccctctacgccgtcccgtcaaacactcccagtgcaggtacagcacggcttagatacggagtaaagctccctctacgccgtcccatcaaacactaccagggcaggtacagcacgggttagatacggagtaaagctccctctacgccgtcccatcaaacactcccagggcaggtacagcacgggttagatacggagtaaagctccctccacactgtcccatcaaacactcccagggcaggtacagcacgggttagatacagagcaaagctccctctacgccgtcccgtcaaacactcccagtgcaggtacagcacgggttagatacggagtaaagctccctccacactgtcccgtcaaacactcccagggcaagtacagcacgggttagatacggagtaaagctccctccacactctacaatcaaacactcccagtgcaggtacagcacggattagatacggagtaaagctccctctacactgtcccatcacacattgccagggcaggtgcagcatgggttagatacagagtgaaaaccccctctacactgtcccatcaaacactcccagggcaggtacagcacgggttagatacagagtaaagctccctcaacactgtcccatcaaacactcccagggcaggtacagcacgggttagatacagagtaaagctccctcaacactgtcccatcaaacactccctgggcaggtacagcacgggttagatatggagtaaatctccctttacactgtcccatcaaacactccctgggcaggtacagcacgggttagatatggagtaaatctccctttacactgtcccatcaaacactcccagggcaggtacagcacgggttagatacaacgttcatgggatgtgggcgtcgctggcgggccggcattttattgcccatccctaattgccctcgagaaggtggtggtgagccgccttcttgaaccgctgcagtccgtgtggtgacagttctcccacagtgctgttcggaagggagttccaggattttgacccagcgacaatgaaggaacggcaatatatttccaagtcgggatggtgtgtgacttggaggggaacgtgcaggtggtgttgttcccatgtgtctgctgctcttgtccttctcggtggtagaagtcacgggtttgggaggtgctgtcgaagaagccttggcgacaactgagtggcttgttaggccatttcagagggcaattaagaatcaaccacattgctgtgggtctggagtcacatatcggccacaccgggtaaggacggcaggtttcctcccctaaaggacattagtgaaccagatgggtttttacgacaatccggtagtttcatggccatcattactgatactagtattttaattccagatttttatttaattaattgaatttttaattaattgaatttaaattcgccagctgccgtggcgggatttgaactcatgactctggattttagtccaggcctctggattactagtccagtaacataaccactatgctaccgtacccaatgtagactaatatataatgtgtacagtactgtattactagactaataatatataatgtgtacagtactgtattgctagactaataatatataatgtgtgcaGCActgtattactggactaataatatataatgtgtacagtactgtattactagactgatatataatgtgtacagcactattactagactaataatatatgtgtacagtactgtattactagactgataatatataatgtgtgcagcactgtattactagactaataatatataatgcgtacagtactgtattactagactgatatataatgtgtacagcacagtattactagactaataatatataatgcgtacagtactgtattactagactgataatatataatgtgtacagcacagaatccaaagagcttctacaaatacataaagggcaaaagagtaactagggagagagtagggcctcttaaggatcaacaaggtcatctatgtgtggaaccacaagggatgggtgagatcctgaatgaatatttcacatcggtatttacggttgagaaaggcatggatgttagggaacttggggaaataaatagtgatgtcttgaggagtgtacatattacagagagggaggtgctggaagtctgaacgctcatcaaggtagataaatctccgggacctgatgaaatgtatcccaggacgttatgggaggttagggaggaaattgcgggtcccctagcagagatatttgaatcatccaccactacaggtgaggtgcctgaagattggagggtagcaaatgttgtgcctttgtttaagaagggcggcagggaaaagcctgggaactacagaccggtgagtctgacatctgtagtgggtaagttgttagagggtattctgagggacaggatctacaggcatttggagaggcagggactaattaggaacagtcagcatggttttgtgagaggaaaatcatgtctcacgaatttgattgagttttttgaaggggtaaccaagaagatagatgagggctgtgcagtagacgtggtctacatggacttcagcaaagcctttgacaaggtgccgcatggtaggttgttacataaggttaaatctcatgggatccaaggtgaggtagctaattggatacaaaattggcttgacgacagaagacagagggtggttgtagagggttgtttttcaaactggatgcctgtgtccagcggtgtgcctcagggatcggtgctgggtccgctgttatttgttatttatattaatgatttggatgagaatttaggaggcatggttagtaagtttgcagatgacaccaagattggtggcattgtggacagtgaagaaggttatctaggattgcaacgggatcttgataaattgggccactgggccgatgaatggcagatggagtttaatttagataaatgtgaggtgatgcattttggtagatcgaatcgggccaggacctactccgttaatggtagggcgttggggagagttatagaacaaagagatctaggagtacaggttcatagctgcttgaaagtggagtcacaggtggatagagtggtgaagaaggcattcggcatgcttggtttcattggtcagaacattgaatgcaggagttgggatgtctctataatagggtgaccagaactgtacgcagtacttggagtactgtgtacagttctggtcaccctattatagaaaggatattattaaactagaaagagtgcaaaaaagatttacgaggatgctaccgggacttgatggtttgacttatagggagaggttagacagactgggacttttttccctggagagtaggaggttaaggggtgatcttatagaagtctataaaataatgaggggcatagataaggtagatagtcaaaatcttttcccaaaggtaggggagtctataacgagggggcatagatttaaggtgagaggggagagatacaaaagggtccagaggggcaattttttcactcaaagggtggtgagtgtctggaaagagctgccagaggcagtagtagaggcgggtacaattttgtcttttaaaaagcatttggacagttacatgggtaagatgggtatagagggatatgggccaagtgcaggcaattgggaccagcttagtcgtataaactgggcgacatggacatgttgggccgaagggcctgtttccatgttgtaacttctatgattctatgtattactagactgatatataatgtgtacagcactgtattactagactaatatataatgtgtacagtactgtattactagactaatatataatgtgtacagtactgtatcactcgactaatatataatgtgtacagcactattactagactaataatatataatgtgtacagtactgtattactagactaataatatataatgtgtacagtactgtattactagactaatatataatgtgtacagcactgtattactagactaataatatataatgtgtacagtactgtattactagactaatatataatgtgtacagcactgtattactagactaataatatataatgtgtacagtactgtattactagactgataatatataatgtgtacagcactgtattactagactgatatataatgtgtacagcactgtattactagactaatatataatgtgtacagtactgtatcactcaactaataatatataatgtgtacagtactgtattactagactaataacatataatgtgtacagtactgtattaccagACTAATgcatacagtactgtattactggacgaatataatgtgtacagtactgtattacgagACTAATAATACATAATGTGTACagcactgtattactagactaatagtacataatgtgtacagtactgtattactagactaataatatataatgtgtacagtactgtattacgagACTAATAATGTGTGTACAGCACTGTATaactagactaatatataatgtgtacagtactgtattaatcGACGAATAAATAatctgtacagtactgtattactagactaatgcatacagtactgtattactggactaatatgtgtacagtactgtattacgagactaataatatataatgtgtacagtactgtattactagaccaatatataatgtgtacagtactctattactagactaatataatgtgtacagtactgtattactagactaatatataatgtgtacagtactgtatgactcgactaatatataatgtgtacagcactgtattactagactaataatatataatgtgtacagtactgtattactagactaatatataatgtgtacagcactgtattactagactgataatatataatgtgtacagcactgtattactagactgatatataatgtgtacagcactgtattactagactaatatataatgtgtacagtactgtatcactcaactaataatatataatgtgtacagtactgtattactagactaataacatataatgtgtacagtactgtattaccagACTAATgcatacagtactgtattactggacgaatataatgtgtacagtactgtattacgagACTAATAATACATAATGTGTACagcactgtattactagactaataatacataatgtgtacagtactgtattactagactaatatataatgtgtacagtactgtattacgagACTAATAATGTGTGTACAGCACTGTATaactagactaatatataatgtgtacagtactgtattaatcGACGAATAAATAatctgtacagtactgtattactagactaatgcatacagtactgtattactggactaatatgtgtacagtactgtattacgagactaatatataatgtgtacagtactgtattactagaccaatatataatgtgtacagtactctattactagactaatataatgtgtacagtactgtattactagactaatatataatgtgtacagtactgtattactagactaatatataatgtgtacagtactgtatgactcgactaatatataatgtgtacagcactGTATTACCAgactaataatatttaatgtgtacagtactgtattactagattaataatatataatgtgtacagcactATGACTAGACTAATaacatataatgtgtacagtactgcattactagactaatatataatgtgcacagcactattactagactaatgatatataatgtgtacagtactgtattactagactaaaatatgtgtacagcactgtattactagactaataatatataatgtgtacagtactattactagactaataacatataatgtgtacagtactgtattactagactaataatatataatgtgtacagcactattactagactaataacatataatgtgtacagtactgtattactagacgaATAAATAAACTGTACAGTACTATTACTAGACTAATGTGTAcaatactgtattactagactaatatataatgtgtacagcactGTATTACAAGACGAATAATATATAATGCgtaagtactgtattactagactaatatatgTGTACAGcactattactagactaataatatataatgtaaacaattttacaacaccaagttatagtccaacaatttttatttgaaatctacaagctttcggaggcttcctccttcgtcaggtaaatgtgtaagtactgtattactggactaatatatgtgtacagcactgtattactagactaataatgtgcacagtactgtattactagactaataatatataatgtatacagtactgtattactagacaaataatatataatgtttacagcactgtattactagactaataatatataatgtgtacagtactgtattactagactgatATCTTATGtgcacagtactgtattactagattaATGTGCACAGTACTGTATTGCTAGAttaataatgtgtacagtactgtatttctAGACTAATatctaatgtgtacagtactgtattactagactaataatatataatgtgtacagtactgtattactagactaattaaTGTGTATAGTACTGTATTACTCGActgataatatataatgtgtacagtactgtattactagactgatatataatgtgtacagcatTGTATTAATAGActaataatgtgtacagtactgtattactagactaatatataatgtgtgcagtactgtattactagactaatatataatgtgtacagtactgtattactagactaatatatgtgtacagtactgtattactagactaatatataatgtgtacagtactgtattactagactaatatataatgtgtacagcactgtattactagactaatatataatgtgtacagtactgtattactagactaatatataatgtgtacagtactgtattactagactaatatataatgtgtacagcactgtattactagactaatatataatgtgtacagtactgtattactagactaatatataatgtgtacagtactgtattactagactaatatataatgtgtacagtactgtattactagactaatatataatgtgtacagtactgtattactagactaatatataatgtgtacagtactgtattactagactaatatatgtgtacagtactgtattactagactaatatataatgtgtacagtactgtattactagactaatatataatgtgtacagtactgtattactagactaatatatgtgtacagtactgtattactagactaatatatactgtgtacagtactgtatt contains these protein-coding regions:
- the LOC137308585 gene encoding zinc finger protein 436-like, with the protein product MAVPGKGERARIGAGFINKRGPEHIKQSRALAPPPPAPRGPGDSPHSLRPPDSPQAAGAQPRMQCGSPPTWVLEGEGLQTGNSPRDPTEPLDSSGPVMEEQGADHSSDRPYPCSVCGRAFSRSSNLARHERSQAGGQPCDCADAEQGFPCQSRPGKHCHSRTGERPYICSVCGKGFNSSFHLLRHQLVHTDERPFGCSDCGSSFKSPEFLSQHQRIHSEERPFGCSRCTKRFRRPSSQLTHRCTHAGDRLLTCPVCGKGFTRSSNLLRHQRFHTGERPFTCPVCGKGFTQSSNLLRHQWVHTGERPFTCSVCGKGFTRSSHLLMHQRTHV